A genomic region of Alnus glutinosa chromosome 11, dhAlnGlut1.1, whole genome shotgun sequence contains the following coding sequences:
- the LOC133881381 gene encoding L-type lectin-domain containing receptor kinase IX.1-like, producing the protein MHSLPIPNMDLRNLTTLWFLSLVPCCLLFHLPLHHALSFKYPNFTDSSRLILNGTAAIQNGALSLTGNNPNEDFAAGRAVYIEQLHLYDPITGNSTDFTTKFSFKISTVQLPGQDGLAFFLAPNGSLLPDYASGGCLALFSQCDNFIISRKELVAVEFDTYKNTWDESDEHVGININSIKSNSTQTLSRSMKDGTRVDAIIRYNSKANDLSVYWSFPDDPFVSLPFHINLTTYLPEWVSIGFAAGSNYDFETHEILSWEFTTELLPAPETPDSPSAGLIVACVIGGLLLACGIVLVLVFVWRKRTKGKGKEGVKNVDPMEREIEHTGPKRFSYDELVRATNDFAEEGKLGEGGFGGVYKGFLSDLQQFVAVKKVSRPSDQGKKAYTTEIKIISVLRHKNMVQLIGWCHEKGALLLVYEFMPNGSLDFHLFGGRTLLNWEVRYKIALGLASALLYLHEESGQYVVHRDIKSSNIMLDSDFNAKLGDFGLARLMDGEAGVKTTGLAGTWGYIAPEYASTGKATKESDVFGFGVVVLEIACGKRSTEAKYEGPHVPIAGWVWEAYGNERLHEAVDSKLLEFDMKQVECMMIVGLWCAHPDQSLRPSIRQALQVLNFDAPLPNLPKKMPVANYNVPVDVRLESTDSASTMSLSSINIGR; encoded by the exons ATGCATTCCCTTCCCATTCCCAATATGGATCTCAGAAACCTTACAACTCTTTGGTTTCTCTCACTGGTTCCTTGTTGCTTACTCTTCCATCTTCCTTTACATCATGCTCTATCATTCAAGTACCCTAATTTTACCGATAGCAGCAGGCTGATATTGAATGGCACTGCCGCCATCCAAAATGGAGCTCTATCCCTCACCGGTAACAACCCCAATGAAGATTTCGCAGCCGGCCGAGCTGTATATATTGAACAGCTTCATCTTTATGACCCGATTACAGGTAATTCCACGGACTTCACTactaaattttcatttaaaatatcaaCTGTTCAGTTACCAGGTCAAGATGGGCTCGCTTTTTTCCTTGCACCCAATGGTTCTCTCCTCCCGGATTATGCTTCCGGAGGATGCCTTGCCCTTTTTAGCCAGTGTGACAATTTCATCATCTCAAGAAAAGAATTAGTTGCTGTCGAGTTCGACACCTATAAGAATACATGGGATGAAAGCGATGAACATGTCGGTATCAACATCAATTCCATCAAATCAAATTCGACACAAACTTTGAGCCGAAGTATGAAAGATGGAACAAGAGTGGATGCAATAATCCGTTACAATTCTAAAGCCAATGATTTAAGCGTATACTGGTCTTTCCCCGACGACCCATTTGTCAGCCTTCCATTTCATATTAACCTGACAACATATTTGCCTGAATGGGTATCCATTGGCTTTGCGGCGGGATCAAACTATGACTTTGAGACGCATGAAATCCTTTCATGGGAATTTACAACGGAGTTATTACCAGCTCCAGAGACTCCGGACAGTCCTAGTGCTGGATTAATTGTCGCTTGTGTAATTGGTGGGTTACTTTTAGCCTGTGGAATAGTTTTGGTGTTGGTGTTCGTTTGGAGAAAAAGGACTAAAGGAAAGGGAAAAGAGGGTGTAAAGAATGTTGATCCCATGGAACGAGAGATTGAACATACAGGACCTAAGAGGTTCTCTTATGATGAGCTTGTTCGTGCCACAAACGACTTTGCAGAAGAAGGCAAACTTGGTGAAGGAGGTTTTGGAGGTGTTTACAAAGGTTTCTTGAGTGATCTGCAGCAGTTTGTCGCAGTGAAAAAGGTTTCTAGACCGTCTGATCAGGGAAAGAAGGCGTACACAACAGAGATAAAAATCATTAGTGTATTGAGACATAAAAACATGGTACAACTCATTGGTTGGTGCCATGAAAAGGGTGCTCTTCTTCTTGTCTATGAGTTCATGCCTAATGGTAGCCTTGATTTTCACCTTTTTGGAGGTAGAACCCTTCTTAATTGGGAAGTTAGGTATAAGATAGCCCTTGGTCTTGCCTCTGCATTGCTTTATCTGCACGAAGAATCTGGACAATATGTGGTGCATAGGGATATCAAATCCAGCAACATAATGTTGGATTCAGATTTCAATGCCAAGCTTGGGGACTTTGGTCTAGCGAGGCTGATGGATGGAGAGGCTGGCGTGAAAACAACAGGGCTAGCTGGAACATGGGGTTACATAGCACCAGAATATGCAAGCACCGGCAAGGCCACCAAG GAATCAGACGTCTTCGGCTTCGGTGTAGTGGTGCTGGAAATAGCATGCGGAAAAAGATCGACGGAAGCCAAATACGAGGGGCCACACGTTCCAATTGCTGGCTGGGTTTGGGAGGCATATGGAAATGAAAGGCTTCATGAAGCAGTTGACAGTAAATTGTTGGAGTTTGACATGAAACAGGTGGAGTGTATGATGATTGTTGGACTCTGGTGCGCCCACCCGGATCAGAGTTTGAGGCCATCCATAAGGCAAGCCTTACAAGTTCTCAATTTTGATGCACCATTGCCAAATCTTCCCAAGAAGATGCCTGTTGCCAACTACAATGTACCTGTCGACGTCCGTCTAGAAAGCACGGATTCGGCGTCCACGATGTCTTTGTCATCCATTAACATCGGCCGTTAA